The proteins below come from a single Danio aesculapii chromosome 23, fDanAes4.1, whole genome shotgun sequence genomic window:
- the r3hdml gene encoding R3H domain containing-like isoform X2, with product MNLVCAQLVFAVTLWTAGAEAGVVAVSNGTALLQAGQLSMEAELRNSSDGSTVRARRRRFISGKDMTALLDYHNRVRSQVFPPAANMEYMVWDERLAKSAESWASQCIWEHGPHYFLQHIGQNLSIISGSRCSGSVCTHYTQMVWAASNKIGCAIKKCSDIFVFGSMWKQATLLVCNYAIKGNWVGEAPYKIGRPCSACPSNYGGSCNKNQCDSRPKSRRNTSGFRGFKQ from the exons ATGAATTTGGTATGCGCTCAGCTGGTTTTTGCTGTCACCTTGTGGACAgcaggagcagaagcaggagtaGTGGCGGTGAGCAACGGGACAGCTCTGCTTCAGGCCGGACAGCTCTCCATGGAGGCCGAACTGAGGAACAGCAGCGACGGCAGCACAGTTCGAGCCCGACGGAGACGCTTTATCTCCGGCAAAGACATGACGGCTCTACTGGACTACCACAACCGCGTGCGCTCACAGGTCTTCCCACCGGCGGCAAACATGGAATATATG GTGTGGGATGAAAGACTGGCTAAATCCGCAGAGTCCTGGGCCTCTCAGTGCATATGGGAACACGGGCCAcattattttttgcaacacattGGACAGAACCTGTCGATTATCTCTGGAAG TAGATGCAGTGGCTCTGTATGCACACACTACACACAG atgGTGTGGGCTGCAAGTAATAAGATCGGGTGTGCTATCAAAAAGTGTTCAGACATCTTTGTTTTTGGGAGTATGTGGAAACAAGCCACCTTACTGGTTTGCAACTATGCTATCAA GGGAAACTGGGTAGGAGAAGCTCCATATAAAATAGGAAGACCCTGCTCCGCGTGTCCCTCCAACTATGGAGGATCATGCAATAAAAACCAGTGTGACTCCAGACCAAAATCCCGAAGAAACACAAGTGGCTTTAGAGGCTttaagcaataa
- the r3hdml gene encoding R3H domain containing-like isoform X1 — protein sequence MNLVCAQLVFAVTLWTAGAEAGVVAVSNGTALLQAGQLSMEAELRNSSDGSTVRARRRRFISGKDMTALLDYHNRVRSQVFPPAANMEYMVWDERLAKSAESWASQCIWEHGPHYFLQHIGQNLSIISGRYKSIIDLIKSWYDERHSFSYPSRCSGSVCTHYTQMVWAASNKIGCAIKKCSDIFVFGSMWKQATLLVCNYAIKGNWVGEAPYKIGRPCSACPSNYGGSCNKNQCDSRPKSRRNTSGFRGFKQ from the exons ATGAATTTGGTATGCGCTCAGCTGGTTTTTGCTGTCACCTTGTGGACAgcaggagcagaagcaggagtaGTGGCGGTGAGCAACGGGACAGCTCTGCTTCAGGCCGGACAGCTCTCCATGGAGGCCGAACTGAGGAACAGCAGCGACGGCAGCACAGTTCGAGCCCGACGGAGACGCTTTATCTCCGGCAAAGACATGACGGCTCTACTGGACTACCACAACCGCGTGCGCTCACAGGTCTTCCCACCGGCGGCAAACATGGAATATATG GTGTGGGATGAAAGACTGGCTAAATCCGCAGAGTCCTGGGCCTCTCAGTGCATATGGGAACACGGGCCAcattattttttgcaacacattGGACAGAACCTGTCGATTATCTCTGGAAG ataCAAATCGATTATCGATCTGATAAAATCCTGGTATGATGAGAGACACTCTTTTTCTTATCCCAGTAGATGCAGTGGCTCTGTATGCACACACTACACACAG atgGTGTGGGCTGCAAGTAATAAGATCGGGTGTGCTATCAAAAAGTGTTCAGACATCTTTGTTTTTGGGAGTATGTGGAAACAAGCCACCTTACTGGTTTGCAACTATGCTATCAA GGGAAACTGGGTAGGAGAAGCTCCATATAAAATAGGAAGACCCTGCTCCGCGTGTCCCTCCAACTATGGAGGATCATGCAATAAAAACCAGTGTGACTCCAGACCAAAATCCCGAAGAAACACAAGTGGCTTTAGAGGCTttaagcaataa